Below is a window of Ovis aries strain OAR_USU_Benz2616 breed Rambouillet chromosome 20, ARS-UI_Ramb_v3.0, whole genome shotgun sequence DNA.
ATGTTCGTGAACCATCAGATACGCCCGCCGTGCTCGGGACAGGTGCCTCCCGCAAACAGGGCACCCATTTCGCTGGGGAACAGAGGCCTGTCCTGGGCGCTGCGTCTGACCTGTGGCATCTAGCTGCAGGGGATGAAGGCGAGGGCGGCCCCTGGCCCCCCACTCCCAGTTCCAGGGCTGCGCCCCCCACCagaggccaggggccaggggccagccaTGGCAGGATGCCCCAGGCTGAGAAGAGAAGCCCTGGAAGCGGGGTGGGGGGCCGGCCCCCCCTCACGTGCCTTGGGGGCACTTTGCCTTATTGTATTCGTTCATCAGCTGCTCGTAAGGCACGGAGAGCTCCGACTCTGTGCTGGTGAAGGTGGACTCGTCCGAGGAGGGGAACTCGCCCAGGTTCAGGGGCGCCTCGGCTGTGGCCCCCTCCTGGGGCCTCTCCTCGCCGGCCAGGTTGTCCTCCAGCGAGGACTTGGAGGTGTCCTCATCCAACAGGCCAGCCTCCTCGTTCACAAAAGTGATGTCGGCGTTCTGGAAGATCAGTGGGTGGTAGTCCTGGGCATCCCATGGCTCGCCCTCCTCGCTGATGCGGTCCAGCTGGTTAATGAACACCTCGGAGGTGGGGGAGCCCTCCTCGGGGGGTCCAGCCCCGGCCTCCTCTCCACTGGGCCGCGAAACGTGTCCTTTGCTCCGCAGTGTCTGGGACACCTCTTCCAAGCTGGGCGCTTGGCTCTTGGAGTAGACCACCAGGGGGGTCAGGGAGGCGGGCAGGGCTGGCAGCCCACCCCTGGGGGGCCCCGGCCCCGGGCCCCGCTCCCCACCGCCGCCGGTTTTCATGGCCTTCTTCCCGATCTGCTTGATGAGGTCATTGTACGTCTCCTCCTTCTTGGACAGGAAGCTGAAGATGTTGACGTCCTTGGACGCCGCACCGCTCGCCACCCGCAGGGCCTTCCTGGAGTGTGGGGAGCTCTCGAAGGACTCTTTCCGCCGCCGGCGCCGCTTCTTAATGGCCTTGTGCACCTCCACGAACATGCTCACCTTCCAGTTGACAAACAGAGACAGCCAGGCCAGCCCCAGGTAGATCCAGAGCTCCACGAAGTAGCGGTACAGGGCGTGGTAGTTGGCACTGGGGTTCACACCTGCAGGCGGGtcaggaagcccagagaataGGGAGAGGGCCAGCAGGGACCCGGAGGCACACCGGGGGCCAGGGCCATGTCACCCGAGAGCGGACGCGGCTCGAGAGCACAGAGCAGGGATGGGGATAcaccaggaaaaagaaaggatgCCTGTGCAGACGCCGACACCCCGTCACCCTGGGGGACCTTGGCCTGGCCACCGTGTGCCTGTCCTGGACCCCAGCCTGGCCTTCCTGCACCGTCGGAAGTTAGGAGAGTGGCTCCCTGGGCTGCGGGAGGCTCGAGGGGGAGGGGTTTGGGGGGTGGGTGGAGACAAGCCAGCACCCGGCTCAGGAACTAAGCCATGAACCTTGGCCTTGCAATGACTCACCAACACACTGATTCACAACACTGTTTTGTGTACTCTTTTGGGTGTATGTGTTACAGTCCCATTAAAACCTACATAGAAATTAAGTGAGAGGGCAGCTGGCATCCTCCTGCTGGGCATGGACTCACTCATTTAGCATAAGTGAGGCTGGCGGAGCGGCCTGGGACATCCAAGAGCACAGGTCCCGGCAAGAATACCCTAGACAGTCTTGATTCTCCTTCTGCTGATGTCTGGCTGGCCTCCTGGCTTCCTGTTTCtaccctcctcctcctggctccTCCTGTGGCCTGTAGGGCTCTGCCCTCTCCGTG
It encodes the following:
- the KCNK5 gene encoding potassium channel subfamily K member 5 is translated as MVDRGPLLTSAIIFYLAIGAAIFEVLEEPYWKEAKTSYYTQKVHLLKEFPCLGKDGLDKILQIVSDAAGQGVAITGNQTFNNWNWPNAMIFAATVITTIGYGNVAPKTPAGRLFCVFYGLFGVPLCLTWISALGKFFGGRAKRLGQFLTKRGVSLRKAQITCTAIFILWGVLVHLVIPPFVFMVTEEWDYIEGLYYSFITISTIGFGDFVAGVNPSANYHALYRYFVELWIYLGLAWLSLFVNWKVSMFVEVHKAIKKRRRRRKESFESSPHSRKALRVASGAASKDVNIFSFLSKKEETYNDLIKQIGKKAMKTGGGGERGPGPGPPRGGLPALPASLTPLVVYSKSQAPSLEEVSQTLRSKGHVSRPSGEEAGAGPPEEGSPTSEVFINQLDRISEEGEPWDAQDYHPLIFQNADITFVNEEAGLLDEDTSKSSLEDNLAGEERPQEGATAEAPLNLGEFPSSDESTFTSTESELSVPYEQLMNEYNKAKCPQGT